The genomic DNA GGGGCCGCGACCGCCCGTCATCTCCTTGAGGCGCTCGAAGACGGAATCGGTCTCGTAGTTCAGGGTCTCTGCCCCAAGCTGCCGCGCCATCTCCAGGCGTTCGGGGAAGCGGTCGATGGCGATGACCCGCCCGGCCCCCAGCAGGAAGGCGCTCATGATGGCGAAGAGCCCCACCGGCCCGCAGCCGAACACGGCCACCACGTCGCCGGGGTGAATGTTGCAGTTCTCAGCCGCCATGTACCCGGTCGGCAGAATGTCGGTGAGGAAGAGGACCTGCTCGTCGGTCAGCCCCTCGGGCACCTTGTAGAGGTTCTGATCCGCGTAGACGGTGCGCGCGAACTGCGCCTGCCCGCCCGCGTAGCCACCCGTGATGTGCGAGTAGCCGTAGATGCCCGCCCCCGCATAGCCCCACAGCGCCTCGGCGAGCTTGGGGTTGGGGTTGGAGTTGTCGCACAGCGAGGTCAGGCCCTTCTGACAGTACCAGCACTTGCCGCAGGCGATGGGAAAGGGCACGATCACCCGGTCGCCGACCTTGACATTGCGAACTTCGGAGCCGACCTCCACGACCTCACCCATGAACTCGTGGCCCAGGATGTCGCCGTGGACCATCGAGGGCACGTACCCGTCCACGAGGTGCAGGTCGGAACCGCAGATCGCGGTGGCCGTGACCCGCACGATGGCGTCGGTGGGCTGGAGGATTTCGGGGTCGGGCACCGTCTCGACCTGTACCCGGTTGATGCCCTGCCACACGACGGCCTTCACGAGGTCCTCCGGTTGTCGTACATCTTCGCCTCCGCCTTCATGATCCCCTTGCGGGCGCTGGACTGGCCTTCCGTCGTGGGCACCTCGCCCACCTCCAGCAGCCGCTTGAGCCGCCGCAGGTCCTCGCCGATCTGCACCGCGGGGTCCTCTCCGAGCAGGCGGGCGACGGACGCGCCCAGCGTGCCCCCGGGCGGGCGGTAGGTCAGCGAGACGTGGATCTCGGTGCCCCGGTCGCCCGGGGCGGGCCGGAACTCCACTCGGCCCTCGTTGGGCACGGTTGAGCCCTCCAGCGAGCGCCAGGCGATGAGCCGCCCGGGCTCGTCCTCGGTGATCTCCGCGTCCCACTCCACACTCGTGCCCACCGGGGCCTTGGCGACCCAGTGCGAACGCTTGCCATCCCCGTCCTGCACTTTCACCGATTCCAGATGATCCATGAAGCGCGGCAAGTTCTCGAAGTTGCGCCAGAAGGTGTACAGCTCGTCGGCGGACTTCCCGATGGTGACCCCACGCTGCACGGCGATGGTGTCGTCGGGCGTGCGCTGAACTTGCGTGAGGGCCGCGCCCACGCTGCGGCCCATCGCCGCCCCCGAGAGGAGCAGGGCGCCGCCCGTGCCAAGGATGAGGCCCGATTCATTCTTCTGCCGCAGGCTGAGCAGGATCATCCCCAGCCCGAGCCCGCCGAAGATCAGCCGTTCCACCGGGCTGGAGTTCTGCGGGCTGACCTGCGGTTCACCGCCCTGTGACTGAGCTGCCTGTGCCTGCGTCATCCGCGCTTCCCCCTTCCCAGAAGGCGCTCGGCCAGTGTGGGCGGCTCGGCGCGCTCCATCGTCAGTGCCCGGGCGACCAGCACGTCCACGACCGTGATCGCGGTGAGCATGGCGAGTGTGTTGCCCGTCCGCTTGCGGGCCGTGGGGTCCCCCGTCGTGGCCGCCCCCAGCGTCGCAATGTCCAGCACGTCCCCTGCCACCCGCGCCCAGACCCAGGTGGTCGCCGCCGCCGGTTGCGTGAGGAGCCCCACCCCCGCAACGAGTTCGCGCAGCCCGTAGGCCCTCACGAGCGAGGAACGTTCCTCCTGCACGCCCAGGAAGCGAATCAGACTGCCCGGCGCGACCACCTCCAGGGTGCCCAGCCCGACGCTGAACCAGCCCAGCCCCCGCGCCACCTGCTCTGCGTTCATCCGTACCTCCCCTGCTCAGGTGTGGTGTTTGCTGCCCACGTTCAGGTGCCCACTCTAGGATTCCCCCCACCGGGGGTGTCTTCGCGCTTCCTTCACCGTCCCCTGTGGCGGCTGCCACGCGCCCCTGCCGAATTCCGCCTCCCCCGGCCCGGCCTCGCGGCGCGGAAATGGTGTTTGACTCGGCTGACACGGCCTCTTATGCTGAACGAGCAACAAAAGTCAGGCGGGAACGTCAGGGCAGTGAGGTGCAGGAATGGTATGGACTGCGGCCGGGCCTAGAGGCAGGGACGACCCTGGACACGCGAAGACGCGGCTCTCGGGGCATTCGTTATGGGAAAGGCCGGGCGCCTCCTCCCGCTGGATGGGGCGCCCGGAAGAGGCCGCATGACGCTGGCCCCCGCCTTCTCCTTCCAGGGCGTCTCCAAATCCTTCGGGCCGGTCGAGGTGCTGCACGACGTGACCTTCTCCACCGCACCCGGCGAGATTCACGCCCTGCTGGGCGAGAACGGCGCGGGCAAGAGTACCCTGATGAAGATTCTGGGCGGTTACCACCCGCCGACCCGGGGCGAGGTGCGGCTGAACGGCGAGCCCATTCACTTTGCGGGCAGCCGGGACGCTGAGGCGCTCGGCATCGTCCTGATCCACCAGGAGTTCAACCTCGCCGAGGACCTGACGGTCGCGCAGAACATCTACCTGGGGCACGAGACGGGCGGCTTCCTGCTGGACGATGCGGCGATGGTCCGGGGGGCTCGGGAGGCGCTGGGGAGACTGGGCGTGAGGCTCGACCCCCGCACCCGCGTGCGTGACCTCACCGTGCCGCAAAAGCAGCTCGTGGAGATCGCCCGCGCGCTGTCCCGCCAGGCCCGCGTCCTCATCATGGACGAGCCGACTGCCGCCCTCACGCCGCACGAGACGGAGACGCTGTTCGGCCTGATGCGGAGGTTGCGGGGGGAAGGCGTCACCATCGTCTACATCAGCCACAAGCTCGACGAGGTGAAGGCGATCTCCGACCGGGTGACGGTGCTGCGCGACGGCCGGTATGTGACAACAGCCTCAACGAGCGACCTGAGTCAGGCGCAGATGGCGAACCTGATGGTGGGGCGGGAACTGGAGGCGATGTTCCCGCCTAAAGGGCAGGCCGGGGCGGAGGAACTGCTCTCCGTGGAGGGGTTGGACGTGCCGGGCTGGGCGCAGGGCGTGAGCTTCACCATCCACCGGGGCGAGGTGCTGGGCTTCGCGGGACTGGTCGGGGCGGGGCGCACCGAGAGCTTCGAGGGGCTGCTGGGCCTGCGCCCGCACCGGGTGGCGAGCGTGCGGGTGAAGGGCAAACCCGTCCGCATCCGAAACCCCGGCGACGCCACCCGCGCGGGGGTCGTCTATCTCAGCGAGGACCGCAAGGGCAAGGGCCTCCACGTGGACTTCCACCTGCGCCCCAACCTGACGCTGATGACGCTGGACCACTACGCCCGGCCCCTGCTCGACATCCGGGCCGAGCGGGAGGCGCTACGCCGCGCCGCCGGGGAGTACCACATCCGCGCGGGGCGGCTCGACGTGCCCGCCAGCTCGCTCTCGGGCGGCAACCAGCAAAAACTCGCCCTCGCCAAGATTCTGGAGGTCAGCCCCGACGTGATCATCCTCGACGAACCGACGCGCGGCGTGGACGTGGGCGCCAAGCGCGAAATCTACCTGCTGATCGGTCGCCTGGCCGCAGAGGGCAAGGGCGTGGTCGTCATCAGCTCCGAACTCCCCGAACTCCTGGGCGTGTGCCAGCGCCTCCTGGTCATGCGCGAGGGCCGGGTGGTGGGCGACCTGAACACCGAGGGGCTGAGCGAGCAGGAGGTCATCCAGTACGCCACCGGTCTGAAGGTGGACAGGGTGGGGAGGACCGCGCATGTCCATGCCTGATTCCCCCGTCTCCGAGGCGGCGACGACCCGCGTCACGCCCCGCTCGGTGCTGACCCGCCTCGGGGCGCTGGGTCCCCTGCTCGGCCTGCTCGCCCTCGCTATCGTGGCGACCCTCCTCAACCCCGACTTCCTGACCGTCTCCAACCTCTCCAACGTGTTGACCCGCGCCGCCTTCACGGGCATCATCGCGGTGGGGATGACCTTCGTGATCATCTCGGGCGGCATCGACCTGTCGGTGGGCTCGCTCGCGGCGCTGATCGCGGGCTCGATGATCCTCATCATGAACACGCTCAAGACCTCGCTGGGGGCGGGGGTGGGCACCATAGCGCTGGGGATGCTCGCCGCGCTCGCCATCGGGGCTTTGGCGGGCCTCTTTCACGGCACCACGATCACGCGGGGGCGCATCGAGCCCTTCATCGTGACGCTGGGGACGCTGGGCATCTACCGGGCGGTGCTGACGTACCTGGCGCAGGGCGGGGCGATCTCGCTCGACCTGGACATCGGGGACCGCTACAGCCCGGTGTATTACGGCAGGCTGCTCGGCATCCCCATCCCCATCCTGGTCTTCGCTGCGGTGGCGCTCCTCGGCGGGCTGATCCTCAACCGCACCCGCTACGGGCGCTACGTGCAGGCCATCGGCAGCAACGAGCAGGTGGCGCGGTACGCGGCGATCAACGTCACGGGGGTCAAGATCGCCACCTACGTGCTGCTGGGGGTGTGCGTGGGCCTCGCCACCATCCTTTACGTGCCGCAGCTCGGGAGCGCCACGCCCTCGACGGGGCTGCTGTGGGAACTCGACGCCATAGCCGCCGTCATCATCGGCGGCACGGCCCTGCGGGGCGGCTCGGGCCGCATCTGGGGCACAGTGGTCGGCGCGGTGCTGCTCGTGACCATCGGGAACGTCCTGAACCTCACCAATATCATCTCCGTGTATCTCAACGCCGCCGTCACCGGCCTCGTCATCATCCTGGTCGCGTTCTTCCAGCGTGGCCGCAGGTGAAGGCAAGGGAGGAGGCCCAGCCCATGTAGCCCCGTCTCTCCGGTCCCCATCCCGCCCTCTCACGCTCAGGAGGCTTTCATGCAGGCGATCAAACGCTTCACCCTTCTTTCCGCGTTGCTGGCCGGTACCGCCCTCTCCCAGGGCACGACCAAGCAGGTCATCGGCGTCTCGATTCCCTCCGCCGACCACGGCTGGACAGCAGGCATCGTGTATCACGCCAACCAGGCCAAGGCGGCGCTGGAGAAGAAGTACCCGAACGTCCAGATCATCGTGAAGACGGCCAAGGACAGCAGCGAGCAGGCCAACCAGATTCAGGACCTCGCGACGGTGAACAAGATTAATGCCCTCGTGATCCTGCCGCAGGAGAGCGCTCCCCTGACCCGCCCGGTGGCGAACGTGAAGGCCAAGGGCGTGTTCGTGACCGTGGTGGACCGCGGCCTGACCGACCCCAAGGCGCAGGACGCCTATGTGGCGGGCGACAACACCGCGTTCGGGCGGGTGGCCGGGAACTACTTTGTGCAGCGGCTGGGTACGGCGGGCGGCAACGTGGTCGTGCTGCGCGGTATTCCCACCGTGATCGACAACCAGCGGGTGGCCGCCTTCAACGCGGCGGTGGCGAAAAACCCGAAGATCAAGGTTCTCGACGCCAAGTACGGCAACTGGAACCGCGACGACGCCTTCAAGGTGATGCAGGACTACCTCACCCGCTTTCCCAAGATCGACGCCGTGTGGGCCAGCGACGACGACATGGCGGTCGGCGTGCTGCGCGCGATCCAGCAGGCTCGGCGCACCGACATCAAGTTCGTCGTGGGCGGCGCCGGAATGAAGGAGATGATCAAGAAGGTGATGGACGGCGACGCGATGATGCCCGTGAACGTCACCTACCCGCCCTCCATGATCGCGGACGCGATGCGGCTGACGGTGGAAAGCCGCGTGACGGGCAAGCCGATGAAGGCGACGACGATCATCCCCTCGGTGCTCGTGACCAAGGCGAACGCTCAGCAGTTCTATTTCCCCAACTCGCCGTTCTAAACCAGAAGTCGCTGGAGGCCCGGCCAGGTTCGGGCCTCTCCCCTTTGCCCGGAGGTCCCATGTCCAGACCCGTTACCCTCTTCACCGGCCAGTGGGCCGACCTGCCCCTCGCCGAACTCGCCCCCCTCGCCCAGCGGATGGGCTACGACGGCCTCGAACTCGCGTGCTGGGGCGACCATTTCGACGTTCAGGCAGCCCTGCGCGACGACAGCTACGTGGAGCAAAAGCTCGCCTTTCTGGAGGAGCACGGCCTGACCTGCCTCGCCATCAGCAACCACCTCGTCGGGCAGGCGGTGTGCGACCTCATCGACGAGCGGCACCGCGAGATCCTGCCTGCCCACGTGTGGGGCGACGGCGATCCGGAGGGCGTGCGGCAACGTGCGGCGCAGGAGATGATGGATACCGCCCGCGCCGCGCAGAGGCTGGGGGTGAGCGTGGTGAACGGCTTCACCGGCTCGCCCATCTGGCACTCGCTCTACGCCTTCCCGCCGACCAGTCAGGCGTACTGGGAACGGGGGTTTCAGGACTTCGCGGCCCGCTGGCAGCCCATCCTGGACGTGTTCGACCAGGTGGGCGTCAACTTCGGGCTGGAAGTCCACCCGACGGAGATCGCGTTCGACATCGCCTCGGCACAGCGGGCGCTGGAGGCCGTCAGGCACCCGCGCTTCGGCTTCAACTACGATCCCAGCCACCTCGCGTATCAGGGGGTGGACTACGTGAAGTTCATCCGCACCTTCGCCGACCGCATCTTCCACGTCCACATGAAGGACGTGTGGTGGGGGCACGGGAACGGGGACGTGGGCGTGTTCGGCGGGCACACGACCTTCGGCGACCCCCGGCGTTACTGGGACTTCCGCAGTGTGGGGCGCGGCGACGTGAATTTCGAGGAAATCATCGTGGCGCTGAACGATATCGGGTACTCGGGGCCGCTGAGCGTGGAGTGGGAGGATGCGCGGATGGACCGGGTGCATGGCGCGACGGAGAGCGCGGCGTTCCTGCGGCGGCTGGACTTCCCCACCTCGAACGTGGCCTTTGACGCCGCCTTCGCCAAAGCGGAGCAGGAAGCCTGATGCGGCCGCTTCGCATGGGCATGGTGGGGGGTGGGCAGGGCGCCTTTATCGGGGCCGTTCACCGCATGGCCGCCCGGCTCGACGGCGAGATCAACCTCGTGGCGGGAGCCCTGTCCAGCACACCGGAAAAGGCACGAGCCTCCGGGCAAGCCCTCGGTCTGGCAGACGCCCGGAATTACGGCAGCTGGGAGGAGATGCTGGACGGCGAGCTGAAGCTGCCACCGGGGGAACGTATCGACTTCGTCTCGGTCGTCACGCCCAACCACATGCACTACCCGGTGGCCAAAGCCTTTGCCGAGGCCGGAATCCACGTCATCTCCGACAAGCCGCTCGTCCACACCTCCGAGCAGGCGCGCGACCTGATGGAGACGGTGCGGCGCTCGGACATCGTCTTTGCCGTCACGTACAACTACACCGGCTACCCGATGGTGCGGGAGGCGCGGCATCTGGTGCGGAGTGGGCAACTCGGCGAGATCCGCAAGGTCATCGTCGAGTACAACCAGGGCTGGCTCGCCACCCGGCTGGAGGAGGGCGGCAACAAGCAGGCGGACTGGCGCACCGACCCGGCCCGCAGCGGCATTGCGGGAGCGGTGGGCGACATCGGCTCTCACGCGGAAAACCTGGCGGCGACCGTGACGGGCCTGGAACTCGACGCCATCTGCGCCGACCTGACCACCTTCGTGCCGGGCCGCGCCCTCGACGACGACGGGAATATGCTGCTGCGCTTCACCAACGGCGCCCGGGGTCTGCTCTGGTGTTCGCAGATCGAGGTCGGGGCGGAGAACGACCTGCGGCTGCGGGTCTTCGGCACGCGCGGCAGCCTGTCCTGGCGTCAGGAGGAGCCGAACGCGCTGGAAGTGCAGACACTGGACGGGCCCCTTCAGGTGCTCCGGCGGGGCAACGCCTACCTGAGTCCCGCCGCCCAGGCCGCCACGCGGCTCCCCAGCGGGCACCCTGAAGCCTTTATCGAGGCCTTCGCCAACATCTATCGAGGGGCCGCCGAGGCCATTCGCGCCCGGCTGGAAGACCGCGAGCCCGATCCCCTCGTCGCCGACTTCCCAACCCTTGAGGACGGGGCACGTGGCGTGCATTTCATCGAGAAGGCTGTGGAGAGTGCGCGCAGCGAGCAGAAATGGACGGCAGCGCGGTGGCGGGCATCGGTGCCGGAGACGAACCGGGGAGAGGTGGAGCAGGCTCCACCTCCTTGAGCCACCGACGGCCCCTCAAGGAGAAGAATGTTGGCTGGGCGGACATGAACAGCCCCTCCCCCTTGAGGGGGGGGCGGCAAACATCTTGTGCCGGACAGTGTTTTCCCTATTGCACATCAAGCGTTGCAAGGGGGGAGAAGAGCTGTACCCATCGGCCTTCTCCTTGGCGTACCCAGCAGAAGAGATGCGCTTCCGCTTATTCCTCCGTTTCTCCTCCCCCACCCCATAGGCCCGCGCAGAGCAACCCGAAATACGTCGGAACCTCGTAGGACAGGAACTCGGTTCGGCGGGCTTCTGGGGCAACGGCGCCCGCCAGCACGAGCGCCTGCCACAGCCCGTCCGGCTTGGCGTCCTCCACAAAATGGGGGTCGAGGGAAGCAAGGGCCTCCAGGTCACCGCGCCCAATCAGGTCCATGACCTGGGCGTCGAGCCGGGCGGCGGCCTCGTGATACCCGTACGGCCCGAACTCGGCGTGGGTGTGGGACCAGTCGCAACTGGCGATAAGACCGACCCTTTTGCCCGGAGCGGCGGTGGCACGCCTGAGGGCGGCCCCGAAGCGCAGGTGCGGCCCGAAATCCGTTCCACGTGGCGGGTTGACGACCACGACTGGCACCTCCGGCATGAAGTGCAGCGGGATGATCGCTCCCCAGTCGAGCGGCAGGCACGAGAGCGGACCCTCGGCCGTGGCGAAGTTCAGGAGGGCGACGGGCAGACCGTCCTCGACTGCAGCTTGGGCGATGGCTCGGGCCAGGGAACGGTCCACCGGGCGCTCCATCGTCACGGTGGCGCCGTGGCTCTCGACCGTTCCCCGCACCCGCTCGGAGTCGGTCACCGTGAACTGACCCTCGGCCCGCGTCCCATGTGGGGTCAGGACCACGAGCACGTCGGGCGCGGCCTCGCGCATCCACTGCCCGAGCTGTTCCAGGCTGGCACGGGTGCGGGCCATCAGCGGCAGGTTGCCACCGCAGAGTTCCTTCAAGATTTCCGACCCGTGCGGGGCGATGCAGGCGAAGACGATGGGGGACATGACGACGCTCAGCATCGCACGGCCCCGGCGTACCGCCGGGCTGGACAAGGGACCTGACATTTCGCTTCGGTGAATGTTCCGGGGGCAGGGGGCGCCTATGCTGGGCCGCGACGATTCACCCGAGAGGAGCGGCCATGCCAGGAACATCCCGCGTCACCGTCTGGAACGAGTACCGCCACGAGAAGCGCAACCCCAAGGTGCAGGCCATCTACCCCGATGGAATGCACGCGGTTATCGCCGCCGCCCTGCAGGGGGCGGGTTTCCCCGTCCGCACCGCCACCCTCGACGAGCCCGAGCACGGCTTGACGGAGGAGGTGCTGGCGGAGACGGACGTGCTGATCTGGTGGGGCCACCTGGCGCACGGGGAGGTCTCGGACGAGGTGGTCGAGCGCGTGCACCGCCGGGTGCTGGACGGCATGGGCCTGATCGCGCTTCACTCCGCGCACTTCTCCAAGATCTTCAAACGCCTCATGGGCACGGGCTGCGACCTGAAGTGGCGCGAGGGCGACGACCACGAGCGGCTGTGGGTCGTGGCTCCCGGGCACCCCATCGCCGAGGGGCTGGGCGAGACCATCGAGCTCCTCGGCGAGGAGATGTACGGCGAGTTCTTCGACGTGCCGCCCCCCGAGACGCTGGTCTTCCTGAGCTGGTTCAGCGGCGGCGAGGTCTTCCGCTCGGGCTGCTGCTACACGCGCGGCTCCGGGAAGATCTTCTACTTCCGCCCCGGGCACGAGACCTACCCCACCTACCACCACCCGGACATCCAGCGCGTGATCGCCAACGCGGTGCGCTGGGCCGCCTCGACCCCCGGGGCCCCGCGCGCCTTCGGCAACCGCCCACCCCTCGAACCCACCGGGGAACTCGTATGACCATGAAGGTCGGCGTGATCGGCGGGGGCGGCGTCTCGCGCTTTCACTTCGCGGGGTACGCGGCGGCGGGCGCGCAGGTCGTCGCCGTGGCCGAGGCCAACCCGCAGACGCTGGAGCAGGTGCAGGCTGAGTGGCGGGTGCCGCGCGGCTACGCGAGTTTCGAGGACCTGTGCGCCGACCCCGAGGTCGAGGCGGTGTCCGTCTGCCTCCCGAACTCCCTGCACCACCCGGCGACCATCGCGGCGGCGCGGGCGGGGAAGCACGTCCTGTGCGAGAAGCCGATCTCCATGTCGCTGGAGCAGGCGCAGGAGATGATCGACACCTGTAGAGAGGCGGGCGTCATCCTCCAGATCGGTCACCACCTGCGCTCGAACGCGGCGGCGGAGAAGGCGCGGCAGCTCATCATCTCGGGCGAACTCGGCCGGGTGACCTTCGTGCGGCTGCGGCAGGCCCACGACTGGGGCGGCGGCCCGGTGCGCGAGTCGTTCCGCACCCTGGCGAGTTCGGGGGGCGGCACCCTGCTCGACAACGGGAGCCACATGATGGACCTCGCCCGCTACTTCGGCGGCCCGGTCCGCGAGGTCTTCGCCCGCACCGCCACCCTGGGCTTTGAAGTCGAGGTCGAGGACACGAGCGTCGTGTCGCTGGAGTTCGAGTCGGGGGCGCTGGGCAGCGTGGAGAACGCCTGGACCGCGACCGGGTGGGAAGAGGCCTTCTGGGTGTACGGCACGCGGGGGGCACTGGAGTACACCAACCGGCTGCAAACCCCCACCCTGCGCCACGTCTTCCGCTCGTCGCCGGGGACCGACTGGAACGAGCAGGACGTCGCCGTATACCAGTTCGCGGGTCTGGAGCCGCATTCCCGCAACGTGGTGGAGTTTCTCCAGGCCATCCGCGGCGAGCGGCCCGTCATCTGCACGGGCGAGGACGGCATGGAGGCCGTGCGGCTCATCCTCGCCAGCTACCAGAGCGCCCGGGAACGGCGCCCAATCCTGATGGCGGAGGTGAGCTGAGCAGAGACTTGGAACAGCCGTTGGATTGAAGCTGGGGGTGGAGAGAGTTCCGCCCCCTTTTCACATGCCTTCCGGTAGCGGCCGCCGAGGCTCCCTCACCACAGGGCGCTCTTGCGCGGGCATCCTGTACGTACCCATCCCACCCCATGGCGGCCCCCGCGAGGCCGTTTTCCCCCTGCTGCTGGAGGTTCCATGCGCCGCCTCGCCCTGCCGCTTCTGCTGACCCTGTTCGCCGCCCTGCCCGCGGCCCGTGCGGGGGTCGTTCAACTCCAGGCACCCGACGGCCTCACCCTGTACGCGGAGCACGTCTCCCCGGCCCGCCCCGTGGGCGCAGTGCTGCTCCTGCACGACGCGGGGCGGAATCTGCACGAGTTCGGGGGAGTGACCGGGCGGCTGGCGCGGGAAGGCTACGCCTCGCTGGCCCTCGACGCGCGCTTTGGCGGCGAGTACGACGGGTATCCCAACCGGACGGCCGCGGGGCTGGGCTCCCGCATCCTCACTGAGGCCGATACGCTCAGGGACCTGGATGCGGCCCTCGCCTGGCTGCGGCAGGCGCACCTGGGCGTGCCCCTCTTCGCGCTGGGCAGCGGCGCGGGCGGGGTGCTGCTCTTCCCGTTCGCCCTGCGGCACCCGGACCTCGCCGGAATCCTGGCGTTCAGCCTCTACCGGGGCGACCTCTTCGAGACGGACGCCCTGGCCGCCGCGCGGCAACTCCGGGTGCCCGTGTTCGTCACGAGCAGCGACGACCCCTTCGAGATCGGGGCGGCCCGGGAACTCGCCCGCGCCGCGCGGGGGGTGCAGTACGTCCCACCGGGCTTCGGCCTGCGCGGGGCGGTGACCCTCGACCCGGCCAAGACGACCGAGGCCGCCGTCAGCGAGGGGTACTGGAGGGCGGTGCTGCGCTTCCTGCGGCAGCCGGGGGCCAGGTAAGACCTCTCCCCTACGCCTCCTGCGGCAGCTTCTCCAGCAGGCCGACCAGACGCGGGTCGAGGGCCTTGCCCGCCTGGGCCCTCAAGCGGCCCACGTCGCCCGCCCGCACGTAGGCGTCGGCGGCGGTCAGGATGCGGGCGTACAGGGGGATGTCCTCGGCGGCGAGGCCCTCAGGCTCGCCCTGGCCGTCCCAGCGCTCGTGGTGGTGGCGGATGGCCTTTTGCGCCTCGGCCAGATGGGGCACGCCGTGCAGGAAGTTGGCCCCGACCTGGGCGTGCCCGGCCTCGCCGTGCAGCTTGCCCAGGTCGTGCAGGGTGGCGGCGTACCACAGCTCCTCCAGTTCGCGCTCGACCAGGCCCACCGCCCGCCCCAGCCGCATGGCCGTGTCGGCGACCGCCTGCGCGTGACCCAGGCCGTCGAACTCCTGGCTCTCGACCGCCTCCACCAGGGCGCCGGTGATCTGCCGCGCCGTCTGCCGCCACTCGTCGCGCGAGTGCAGCACGGTCAGCAGCGGCGCGACCGCTGCACCCCACGCCGCCGCAGCCTCCTGCTGCCCCGGTGTGATCTCCCCCGAGGAGGTGCGGTCGAGCACGAGTGCCCCCAGACCCCGGCCCCGGTCGCTCAGCGGCACGATGAGCGTCAGGGGCACCTCGCGCAGACCCGCGGCGTCCAGCTGGGCCTGGACCTCGGGGGGGTTGAGCTCGTACAGTTCGCGTCCCCCTCCCGTGAGCAGACGGACGCGCGGCCGGGCCCAGGGCCCCTGAAGCGGGGTGCCGATCAGTGACTTGGGGTAGCCGAACACGGCGGTGATCCGGTCCTGCCCCCGCCGCCACACCGCGTACCCCTGGGCCTGCCCCCCCAGCAGCGTGACGGCGTGGGCCAGGGCCCCCTCCAGCACCCCCTCCAGGCTGGGGCGGGCGAGCAGATCGGCCAGCACCCGCGTGGG from Deinococcus apachensis DSM 19763 includes the following:
- a CDS encoding sugar ABC transporter ATP-binding protein, whose protein sequence is MTLAPAFSFQGVSKSFGPVEVLHDVTFSTAPGEIHALLGENGAGKSTLMKILGGYHPPTRGEVRLNGEPIHFAGSRDAEALGIVLIHQEFNLAEDLTVAQNIYLGHETGGFLLDDAAMVRGAREALGRLGVRLDPRTRVRDLTVPQKQLVEIARALSRQARVLIMDEPTAALTPHETETLFGLMRRLRGEGVTIVYISHKLDEVKAISDRVTVLRDGRYVTTASTSDLSQAQMANLMVGRELEAMFPPKGQAGAEELLSVEGLDVPGWAQGVSFTIHRGEVLGFAGLVGAGRTESFEGLLGLRPHRVASVRVKGKPVRIRNPGDATRAGVVYLSEDRKGKGLHVDFHLRPNLTLMTLDHYARPLLDIRAEREALRRAAGEYHIRAGRLDVPASSLSGGNQQKLALAKILEVSPDVIILDEPTRGVDVGAKREIYLLIGRLAAEGKGVVVISSELPELLGVCQRLLVMREGRVVGDLNTEGLSEQEVIQYATGLKVDRVGRTAHVHA
- a CDS encoding SRPBCC family protein, which codes for MTQAQAAQSQGGEPQVSPQNSSPVERLIFGGLGLGMILLSLRQKNESGLILGTGGALLLSGAAMGRSVGAALTQVQRTPDDTIAVQRGVTIGKSADELYTFWRNFENLPRFMDHLESVKVQDGDGKRSHWVAKAPVGTSVEWDAEITEDEPGRLIAWRSLEGSTVPNEGRVEFRPAPGDRGTEIHVSLTYRPPGGTLGASVARLLGEDPAVQIGEDLRRLKRLLEVGEVPTTEGQSSARKGIMKAEAKMYDNRRTS
- a CDS encoding sugar phosphate isomerase/epimerase family protein, with product MSRPVTLFTGQWADLPLAELAPLAQRMGYDGLELACWGDHFDVQAALRDDSYVEQKLAFLEEHGLTCLAISNHLVGQAVCDLIDERHREILPAHVWGDGDPEGVRQRAAQEMMDTARAAQRLGVSVVNGFTGSPIWHSLYAFPPTSQAYWERGFQDFAARWQPILDVFDQVGVNFGLEVHPTEIAFDIASAQRALEAVRHPRFGFNYDPSHLAYQGVDYVKFIRTFADRIFHVHMKDVWWGHGNGDVGVFGGHTTFGDPRRYWDFRSVGRGDVNFEEIIVALNDIGYSGPLSVEWEDARMDRVHGATESAAFLRRLDFPTSNVAFDAAFAKAEQEA
- a CDS encoding ABC transporter permease; its protein translation is MPDSPVSEAATTRVTPRSVLTRLGALGPLLGLLALAIVATLLNPDFLTVSNLSNVLTRAAFTGIIAVGMTFVIISGGIDLSVGSLAALIAGSMILIMNTLKTSLGAGVGTIALGMLAALAIGALAGLFHGTTITRGRIEPFIVTLGTLGIYRAVLTYLAQGGAISLDLDIGDRYSPVYYGRLLGIPIPILVFAAVALLGGLILNRTRYGRYVQAIGSNEQVARYAAINVTGVKIATYVLLGVCVGLATILYVPQLGSATPSTGLLWELDAIAAVIIGGTALRGGSGRIWGTVVGAVLLVTIGNVLNLTNIISVYLNAAVTGLVIILVAFFQRGRR
- a CDS encoding ABC transporter substrate-binding protein, translated to MQAIKRFTLLSALLAGTALSQGTTKQVIGVSIPSADHGWTAGIVYHANQAKAALEKKYPNVQIIVKTAKDSSEQANQIQDLATVNKINALVILPQESAPLTRPVANVKAKGVFVTVVDRGLTDPKAQDAYVAGDNTAFGRVAGNYFVQRLGTAGGNVVVLRGIPTVIDNQRVAAFNAAVAKNPKIKVLDAKYGNWNRDDAFKVMQDYLTRFPKIDAVWASDDDMAVGVLRAIQQARRTDIKFVVGGAGMKEMIKKVMDGDAMMPVNVTYPPSMIADAMRLTVESRVTGKPMKATTIIPSVLVTKANAQQFYFPNSPF
- a CDS encoding Gfo/Idh/MocA family protein, which produces MRPLRMGMVGGGQGAFIGAVHRMAARLDGEINLVAGALSSTPEKARASGQALGLADARNYGSWEEMLDGELKLPPGERIDFVSVVTPNHMHYPVAKAFAEAGIHVISDKPLVHTSEQARDLMETVRRSDIVFAVTYNYTGYPMVREARHLVRSGQLGEIRKVIVEYNQGWLATRLEEGGNKQADWRTDPARSGIAGAVGDIGSHAENLAATVTGLELDAICADLTTFVPGRALDDDGNMLLRFTNGARGLLWCSQIEVGAENDLRLRVFGTRGSLSWRQEEPNALEVQTLDGPLQVLRRGNAYLSPAAQAATRLPSGHPEAFIEAFANIYRGAAEAIRARLEDREPDPLVADFPTLEDGARGVHFIEKAVESARSEQKWTAARWRASVPETNRGEVEQAPPP
- a CDS encoding zinc-dependent alcohol dehydrogenase, whose amino-acid sequence is MKAVVWQGINRVQVETVPDPEILQPTDAIVRVTATAICGSDLHLVDGYVPSMVHGDILGHEFMGEVVEVGSEVRNVKVGDRVIVPFPIACGKCWYCQKGLTSLCDNSNPNPKLAEALWGYAGAGIYGYSHITGGYAGGQAQFARTVYADQNLYKVPEGLTDEQVLFLTDILPTGYMAAENCNIHPGDVVAVFGCGPVGLFAIMSAFLLGAGRVIAIDRFPERLEMARQLGAETLNYETDSVFERLKEMTGGRGPDSVMDAVGLESHAGGPGGLADAVKQTTRVLESDRPHALRAAIMACRKGGTVSVPGVYGGLADKIPVGAFMNKGLTMRTGQTHVHRYLDTLTGHIQRGEIDPTQIITHRLSLDEAPHAYQIFKHKHEGCVKCVLDPWADPKDHAPVKPG